The following are encoded together in the Peromyscus leucopus breed LL Stock chromosome 1, UCI_PerLeu_2.1, whole genome shotgun sequence genome:
- the Zfand5 gene encoding AN1-type zinc finger protein 5: MAQETNQTPGPMLCSTGCGFYGNPRTNGMCSVCYKEHLQRQQNSGRMSPMGTASGSNSPTSDSASVQRADASLNNCEGAAGSTSDKSRNVPVAALPVTQQMTEMSISREDKITTPKTEVSEPVVTQPSPSVSQPSTSQSEEKAPELPKPKKNRCFMCRKKVGLTGFDCRCGNLFCGLHRYSDKHNCPYDYKAEAAAKIRKENPVVVAEKIQRI; the protein is encoded by the exons ATGGCTCAGGAAACTAACCAGACCCCAGGGCCCATGCTATGTAGTACAGGATGTGGCTTTTATGGGAATCCTAGGACAAATGGAATGTGTTCTGTTTGCTACAAAGAACATCTTCAGAGACAACAGAATAGTGGCAGAATGAGCCCAATGG ggacaGCTAGTGGGTCCAACAGTCCTACCTCAGATTCTGCATCTGTACAGAGAGCAGATGCTAGTTTAAACAACTGTGAAGGTGCTGCTGGCAGCACATCTGACAAATCAAG AAATGTGCCTGTGGCTGCCTTGCCTGTAACTCAACAAATGACAGAAATGAGCATTTCAAGAGAGGACAAAATAACTACCCCGAAAACAGAGGTGTCAGAGCCAG TTGTCACTCAGCCCAGTCCATCAGTTTCTCAACCCAGTACTTCTCAAAGTGAAGAAAAAGCTCCTGAGTTACCCAAACCAAAGAAGAACAGATGTTTTATGTGTAGAAAGAAAGTTGGCCTTACAG GGTTTGACTGCCGATGTGGAAATTTGTTTTGTGGACTTCACCGTTACTCTGACAAGCACAACTGTCCATATGATTACAAAGCAGAAGCTGCAGCAAAAATCAGAAAAGAGAATCCAGTTGTTGTGGCTGAAAAAATCCAGAGAATATAA